In Paraburkholderia caribensis, a single window of DNA contains:
- a CDS encoding ABC transporter substrate-binding protein, protein MQMSSTLSAVRRSFLPILSAIAATTACIAPELCAAAPLPDKTVVFCSEGSPAGFDTAQYTTSVEFSAGSYTVYNRLVEFGHGSTDIEPGLAEKWEVSSDGLQYTFHLRKGVKFQTTSFFKPTRDFNADDVVFTYTRMLDPEQPFRKAYNVPFPYFSDLGLAKNITKVEALDPYTVRFTLKEVDAPFLQQIAMPFASILSAEYADQLLKAGKASDINLFPVGTGPFIFRSYTKDDSIRFDGNPNYWKPGVVKVSKLIFAITVDPSVRLQKLKRNECQVMSYPKPADIAQIQADPSIALPHQVGFNLGFIAYNTTKKPLDNVLVRRALDMAVNKKAIIDSVYQGAGQAATNPMPPTQWGYDKSLKDAPYDVDKAKGLLKQAGYPDGFDLTLWAMPVSRPYNPNARLMAEMLQADWAKIGVKTKIVTYEWGEYIRRGHSGEHEAMLIGWTGDYGDPDNWLGVLLGCDAVNGSNFSKWCYKPFDDLIKAARSTTDTATRTKDYTEAQQIFKDQVPFTPIAHSTVYQPLSKAVTGFKIDPFGPTQFWNVGLK, encoded by the coding sequence ATGCAAATGTCATCGACGCTGTCTGCCGTCCGCAGGTCTTTCCTGCCGATCCTATCCGCAATCGCCGCAACCACCGCCTGCATTGCACCTGAACTGTGCGCGGCAGCCCCGCTCCCCGACAAAACGGTCGTCTTCTGCTCCGAAGGCAGTCCCGCCGGATTCGACACCGCGCAATACACGACCAGCGTCGAATTCAGCGCCGGCTCATACACCGTCTACAACCGGCTAGTCGAGTTCGGCCACGGCAGCACCGACATCGAGCCAGGCCTCGCCGAAAAGTGGGAGGTCTCCAGCGACGGCCTGCAATACACCTTTCACCTGCGCAAAGGCGTGAAATTCCAGACGACGTCGTTCTTCAAGCCCACACGTGACTTCAACGCCGACGACGTCGTGTTCACGTATACGCGCATGCTCGATCCCGAACAGCCGTTCCGCAAGGCATACAACGTGCCCTTCCCGTACTTCAGCGATCTCGGTCTCGCGAAGAACATCACCAAGGTCGAGGCGCTCGACCCATACACCGTCCGCTTCACGCTGAAAGAAGTCGACGCCCCGTTCCTGCAGCAGATCGCCATGCCGTTCGCATCGATCCTGTCGGCGGAGTACGCGGATCAGCTGTTGAAGGCAGGCAAGGCCTCCGACATCAACCTGTTCCCGGTCGGCACAGGACCGTTCATTTTCCGCAGCTATACAAAGGACGATTCGATCCGCTTCGACGGTAACCCGAACTACTGGAAACCCGGCGTCGTGAAGGTGAGCAAGCTGATCTTCGCGATCACCGTCGACCCATCCGTGCGTCTGCAAAAACTCAAACGCAACGAATGCCAGGTGATGAGCTATCCGAAGCCCGCCGACATCGCGCAGATTCAGGCGGATCCGTCGATCGCGCTGCCGCATCAGGTGGGCTTCAATCTGGGCTTCATCGCGTACAACACGACGAAAAAGCCGCTCGACAACGTGCTCGTGCGCCGTGCGCTCGATATGGCCGTCAACAAGAAGGCAATCATCGATTCGGTCTATCAGGGCGCGGGCCAGGCGGCGACCAATCCGATGCCGCCCACCCAATGGGGCTACGACAAGAGCCTGAAAGACGCACCGTACGACGTCGACAAGGCTAAAGGCCTGCTCAAGCAGGCGGGCTACCCGGATGGCTTCGATCTGACACTGTGGGCAATGCCCGTTTCGCGTCCGTACAACCCGAACGCGCGCCTGATGGCCGAAATGCTGCAGGCAGATTGGGCGAAGATCGGCGTGAAGACGAAAATCGTCACCTACGAGTGGGGTGAGTACATCCGCCGCGGGCACAGCGGCGAGCACGAGGCGATGCTGATCGGCTGGACGGGCGACTACGGCGACCCGGATAACTGGCTCGGCGTGCTGCTCGGCTGCGACGCGGTGAACGGCAGCAATTTCTCCAAATGGTGCTACAAGCCGTTCGACGACCTCATCAAGGCCGCCCGCAGCACCACCGATACGGCCACGCGCACCAAGGACTACACCGAGGCCCAACAGATCTTCAAGGATCAGGTGCCGTTCACGCCAATTGCGCATTCGACCGTGTACCAGCCGCTATCGAAGGCGGTCACGGGCTTCAAGATCGACCCGTTCGGCCCGACCCAGTTCTGGAACGTCGGTCTCAAGTAG
- a CDS encoding IS256 family transposase encodes MPMKKKRTVASQAAARGPLPELPKALLDELVKGPMTPTEVQDLMLAFNKAIIERAMGAEMNLHLGYPPGESKPAGQANERNGASRKTVITDRGVVRVELPRDRDGSFEPILIPKHERRFTGFDERIIAMYARGMSVREIQAFLAESYGTEVSPDFISSVTDEVMAETLAWQNRPLETMYPVVFFDALRVKIRDDGVVSNKAVYLALGIQADGQRDVLGLWIEQTEGAKFWLKVFNELKNRGCQDILIAVVDGLKGLTDAIGAAYPKTAVQTCIVHLIRNSLEYAGWKDRKAVAQALRPIYAAASEEAAKQALQAFADGPWGAKYPTIVQSWQRAWEHVTPFFVFPPEIRRVVYTTNAIESLNMQLRKIIKTRGHFPNDEAAIKLLWLALRNVLAKNVRSAFDWKSAMNQFAILFGDRFTQARG; translated from the coding sequence ATGCCAATGAAGAAGAAACGCACGGTGGCGTCTCAGGCAGCGGCCCGAGGGCCGCTGCCTGAACTGCCCAAAGCGCTGCTGGACGAGCTGGTCAAGGGGCCGATGACGCCGACCGAGGTGCAGGATCTGATGCTGGCGTTTAACAAGGCGATTATCGAACGCGCGATGGGTGCGGAGATGAATCTGCATCTGGGGTATCCACCGGGCGAATCCAAACCCGCTGGCCAGGCCAACGAGCGCAACGGCGCCAGCCGCAAGACGGTCATCACCGATCGTGGCGTCGTCCGGGTCGAGTTGCCGCGCGACCGCGACGGCAGCTTCGAGCCGATCCTGATCCCCAAACACGAGCGCCGCTTCACCGGCTTTGACGAGCGCATCATCGCGATGTACGCGCGTGGCATGAGCGTGCGCGAGATCCAGGCCTTTCTGGCCGAGAGCTACGGCACCGAGGTGTCGCCCGATTTCATCAGTTCGGTCACCGACGAGGTGATGGCCGAAACGCTGGCCTGGCAGAACCGTCCGCTCGAGACGATGTATCCGGTGGTCTTCTTCGACGCGTTGCGGGTCAAGATCCGCGATGACGGTGTGGTCAGCAACAAGGCGGTGTATCTGGCTCTGGGCATTCAGGCGGACGGCCAGCGCGATGTGCTGGGCCTGTGGATTGAGCAGACCGAGGGCGCGAAGTTCTGGCTCAAGGTGTTCAACGAACTCAAGAACCGCGGCTGCCAGGACATCCTGATTGCGGTCGTTGACGGCCTGAAGGGGCTGACCGACGCGATCGGCGCAGCTTACCCGAAGACGGCGGTGCAGACCTGCATCGTGCATCTGATCCGCAACAGCCTGGAATACGCTGGCTGGAAGGACCGCAAGGCTGTCGCCCAGGCGCTGCGTCCGATCTACGCAGCTGCCAGCGAAGAGGCAGCGAAGCAGGCTCTGCAGGCCTTTGCTGATGGGCCATGGGGCGCGAAATACCCGACTATCGTGCAGTCCTGGCAGCGCGCCTGGGAGCACGTCACGCCGTTCTTCGTGTTTCCACCCGAGATCCGGCGGGTCGTGTACACCACGAACGCCATTGAGAGTCTGAACATGCAGTTGCGCAAGATCATCAAGACCCGCGGTCACTTCCCCAATGACGAGGCTGCAATCAAGCTACTCTGGCTGGCATTGCGCAACGTCCTGGCCAAAAACGTGCGCTCAGCCTTCGACTGGAAGTCAGCCATGAACCAGTTTGCTATTCTGTTTGGCGATCGATTTACGCAGGCGCGCGGCTAA
- a CDS encoding ABC transporter substrate-binding protein: MKQNKLLRAARLTMLVATAAASMAGTQLANAADIPNKTLVYCSEGSPAGFDPAQYTTGVDFTANTFTVYNRLVEFERGGTKVEPGLAEKWDVSPDGKTYTFHLRHGVKFHTTSWFKPTREFNADDVVFTFERMLDTNQPFRKAYPVQFPYFTDMGLDKLIDKVEKVDPYTVKFTLKEVNAPFIQNLAMEYASVLSAEYADSLLKSGNAADINQKPVGTGPFIFRSYTKDATIRFDGNPDYWKPNTVKISKLIFSITPDAGVRVQKLKRDECQVMSYPRPADIAPLKADSNIDMPSQPGFNLGYLSYNVSHKPVDKLEVRQALDMAINKKAIIDSVYQGAGQAATNPMPPTQWSYDKSLKLPAYDTEKAKALLAKAGFPNGFDITLWAMPVQRAYNPNGKLMAEMIQADWAKIGVKAKIVTYEWGEYIKRAHAGEDDTMLIGWTGDNGDPDNWLGTLLGCDAVNGNNFSKWCYKPFDDLVKKGRETTAQADRTKAYVQAQQIFAQQLPFSPIAHSTVYQPVSKKVVDMRIEPLGYARFDGVSMK, encoded by the coding sequence ATGAAGCAAAACAAACTGTTGCGCGCGGCACGGCTCACGATGCTTGTCGCGACGGCAGCGGCATCGATGGCGGGGACCCAACTGGCGAACGCCGCCGATATCCCGAACAAAACTCTCGTCTACTGCTCGGAAGGCAGCCCGGCGGGTTTTGATCCGGCGCAGTACACCACGGGCGTGGATTTCACGGCCAATACGTTCACCGTTTATAACCGCCTCGTCGAATTCGAACGCGGCGGCACGAAGGTCGAGCCGGGTCTCGCGGAAAAGTGGGATGTCTCGCCGGACGGCAAGACGTACACGTTCCATCTGCGCCACGGCGTCAAGTTCCACACCACGTCGTGGTTCAAGCCGACCCGCGAATTCAACGCGGACGACGTCGTGTTCACGTTCGAGCGCATGCTGGACACGAACCAGCCGTTCCGCAAGGCCTACCCGGTGCAGTTCCCGTACTTCACCGACATGGGCCTCGACAAGCTGATCGACAAGGTCGAAAAGGTCGACCCGTACACGGTCAAGTTCACGCTCAAGGAAGTCAACGCGCCGTTCATCCAGAATCTGGCAATGGAATACGCGTCGGTCCTCTCGGCTGAATATGCGGATTCGCTGCTGAAGTCCGGCAACGCCGCCGACATCAACCAGAAGCCGGTCGGCACGGGCCCGTTCATTTTCCGTAGCTACACGAAGGACGCGACGATCCGTTTCGACGGCAATCCGGACTACTGGAAGCCGAATACGGTCAAGATCTCGAAGCTGATCTTCTCGATCACGCCTGATGCGGGCGTGCGCGTGCAGAAGTTGAAGCGCGACGAATGCCAGGTGATGAGCTATCCGCGTCCCGCCGACATCGCACCGCTGAAGGCCGATTCGAACATCGACATGCCGTCGCAACCGGGCTTCAACCTGGGCTACCTGTCGTACAACGTTTCGCACAAGCCCGTCGACAAGCTCGAAGTGCGTCAGGCGCTCGACATGGCGATCAACAAGAAGGCGATCATCGATTCCGTGTATCAAGGCGCAGGCCAGGCCGCGACGAACCCGATGCCGCCTACGCAATGGTCGTACGACAAGAGCCTGAAGCTGCCGGCATACGATACGGAAAAGGCCAAGGCGCTGCTCGCCAAGGCTGGCTTCCCGAACGGTTTCGACATCACGCTGTGGGCCATGCCCGTGCAGCGCGCATACAACCCGAACGGCAAGCTGATGGCGGAAATGATCCAGGCCGACTGGGCCAAGATCGGCGTGAAGGCGAAGATCGTCACGTACGAATGGGGTGAGTACATCAAGCGCGCGCACGCGGGCGAAGACGACACGATGCTGATCGGCTGGACGGGCGACAATGGCGACCCGGACAACTGGCTCGGTACGCTGCTCGGCTGCGACGCGGTCAACGGCAACAACTTCTCGAAGTGGTGCTACAAGCCGTTCGACGACCTGGTCAAGAAGGGCCGTGAAACGACGGCTCAGGCAGATCGCACGAAGGCGTATGTGCAGGCGCAGCAGATCTTCGCGCAGCAACTGCCGTTCTCGCCGATCGCTCACTCGACGGTGTATCAGCCGGTCAGCAAGAAGGTTGTCGACATGCGCATCGAGCCGCTCGGCTATGCGCGCTTCGACGGCGTCAGCATGAAGTAA
- the metF gene encoding methylenetetrahydrofolate reductase [NAD(P)H] — protein MNPIELSFEFFPPKTQEGLDKLRATRAELLPLKPKFVSVTFGAGGSTQQGTLDTVLDMAKDGLEAAPHLSCIGSSRESLRAILNEYRSHGIRHIVALRGDLPSGMGAVGELRYASELVSFIRAEFGDWFRIEVAGYPEYHPQSRSPKHDLENFARKVKAGANSAITQYFFNADAYFRFVDDARKLGVDVPIVPGIMPITNFSQLMRFSEMCGAEVPRWVARRLESFGDDRESIRAFGLDVVADLCRRLVEAKVPGLHFYTLNGAGATKAICERLGG, from the coding sequence ATGAACCCCATCGAACTTTCATTCGAATTCTTCCCGCCGAAAACACAGGAAGGGCTCGACAAGCTGCGTGCGACGCGCGCGGAACTGTTGCCGCTCAAGCCCAAGTTCGTGTCCGTCACGTTCGGCGCGGGCGGTTCGACCCAGCAGGGTACGCTCGACACGGTGCTCGACATGGCGAAGGACGGACTCGAAGCCGCGCCGCACCTGTCGTGCATCGGCTCGTCGAGGGAAAGCCTGCGAGCGATTCTCAACGAGTATCGCTCGCATGGCATCCGTCATATCGTCGCGTTGCGTGGCGATTTGCCGTCGGGCATGGGTGCGGTCGGAGAACTGCGCTACGCGTCGGAACTGGTGAGTTTCATTCGTGCCGAATTCGGCGACTGGTTTCGGATCGAAGTCGCGGGATATCCCGAGTATCACCCGCAGTCGCGTTCGCCGAAGCACGATCTCGAGAACTTTGCGCGTAAGGTGAAGGCGGGTGCCAATTCAGCGATCACGCAATATTTCTTTAATGCTGATGCGTATTTCCGCTTCGTCGACGATGCGCGTAAGCTCGGCGTCGATGTGCCGATCGTGCCTGGGATCATGCCTATTACGAACTTTTCGCAGTTGATGCGGTTCTCCGAAATGTGCGGCGCTGAAGTGCCGAGATGGGTCGCGCGGCGGCTCGAAAGCTTCGGTGATGATCGCGAGTCGATTCGCGCGTTCGGGCTGGATGTGGTGGCTGATCTTTGTCGTCGTCTTGTTGAGGCGAAGGTGCCGGGGTTGCATTTTTATACGCTTAATGGCGCGGGTGCGACGAAGGCTATTTGTGAGCGGTTGGGAGGCTGA
- a CDS encoding phage holin family protein, with amino-acid sequence MTVLLTWVINALALLIITYLVPSIHIRSFGTALIVALVLGLINAVLRPVLILLTLPVTILTLGLFILVVNALCFWLCASLLKGFEVSGFWSAFFGSILYSIVSWLLSALIFGNRGLG; translated from the coding sequence ATGACTGTATTGCTGACCTGGGTGATCAATGCGCTCGCGCTGCTGATCATCACCTACCTCGTGCCGTCGATCCACATTCGCAGTTTCGGCACTGCGCTGATCGTCGCGCTCGTGCTGGGGCTCATCAATGCCGTCTTGCGGCCGGTGCTGATCCTGCTGACGTTGCCCGTCACGATCCTGACGCTTGGGCTCTTCATTCTGGTGGTGAATGCGCTGTGCTTCTGGTTGTGCGCGTCGCTGCTGAAGGGCTTCGAGGTGTCGGGATTCTGGTCGGCGTTCTTCGGCTCGATCCTGTACAGCATCGTTTCGTGGCTGCTGTCCGCGCTCATCTTCGGCAACCGCGGCCTGGGCTGA